CACATGGTGCAGGCCGAACGGAATCAGCGCGCGTTCCATAAAACCAAAGATAAACGTTCCGTAGTAGCCGGTCTTTACCACCAAGGCGCCGCTGGCCAAAATCAGGCGTTGGATTGGCGGCCACACATAGAAGCAGATGACCCCCAGCACAATGGCGGCCAAGGTGCAGATAATCGGCACAAAGCGTACCCCGCCGAAGAACGAGAAGACCACCGGCAGTTCAATGCGGTAAAAACGGTTGTGAAGGCAGGCCACCGCCAGCCCCACCAAGATACCGCCGAAAATACCCATTTCCAAGGTTTGAATGCCCAGCGTCGTGCCGATGGTGCCGGCGATGACGTCCGAAGCCAGTTTGCCGTCGGGCAGTACCTGCCCGGAGAAAACCAGCAGTTCGTGAATGGTTACGTGCATGATGATAAAAGACAGCGCCGCCGACAGCACGGCCACGGCTTTTTCTTCCTTGGCCATGCCCATCGCCACCGCCAAGGCAAACAGCAGCGGCAGGTTGGCAAACACCGCGTTGCCCACGGAGCTCATCAGCATAAACACATGGTTGAGCACGGTACCGGCCCCCATGATGGATTCCAACCCGTACTGCTGCACCGTAGAAAGGTTGGAAAAAGAAGCGCCGATACCCAATAAAAGCCCCGCTACGGGGAGAATGGATATCGGCAGGAAGAACGAACGGCCTATCGTTTGTATGACGGTAAGAATCTTATGGTTTTTGGACGAAGCCATACGACACTCCTCTATGTAATTAAGATGTTTGCGTAAATAAGATGTCTTGCTGCAGGGGGAATGCCCCTACTTGGATATTATCTTTTTTGGCGGGGTTCTTCAATAACCAAACGCCGCGGGCGGGCCGCGGCGGATTATTGGGCGGAAGTCGTTTTGGAAAGGAGCGTTTCAAACTGGGCCGCCGGCAGCGGGCGAGAGAAGAAATACCCCTGCGCCAAATCGCACCCGGTATGGCGCAGGAAATCGGCCTGTTCGCTGGTTTCCACGCCTTCGGCCACTACTTGGATGCCCAGCGATTTAATCATCGCCACCGCTCCTTCAATGACCTGGTGGGCATGGGGATTATTTTCAAATCCGCTCAAAAATTCCTTATCCAGCTTGATGCTGTCAAACTGCAGGCTTTTCAGTACGTTAAGCGAAGAATAGCCGGAGCCGAAATCATCCATCGCCACCGAAAAGCCCAGCCGGTGCAGCCGGTTTATCACGTTCTGCGCCCGTTCCAAGTTGTTAAAAATCACGCTTTCGGTCAGCTCCACTTCAATCATTTCGTGCGGCACGTCGTATTTGTCCACCACGCGCAACATCTGCGGAATGTAGCGCGTATCGTTTAAATGCAGGCGCGAAAAATTGACCGCCACCGGCACCCGGTTCAGGCCTTTTACCTTCCACGCCGCCAACAGCCGGGCCACTTCTTCCAAGATAAACATGTCCAGCCGCAGAATAAATCCGTTCTTCTCAAAAATGGGAATAAAATCATCCGGCTTTACGAGCCCCTGCTCGGCCTGGTTCCAGCGCACCAGCGCTTCCGCCCCGCGCATTTGGCCGGTGGCAAAATCGCACTTGGGCTGCAGAAATACGGAGAAATCGCCGTGATCCAAGGCGGCTTCCATCGTGTTTTCAATTTGTTTTTCCGCCACGATCCGTTTGCGGTCAGCCTCGTCGTAGAACTGGCATTTGTCAAACGACATCTTTTTGGCGTTTTCCAGCGCCAGGTGGGCGCGGTCTAACATAATATAGAAAGGAATATCTTCCGTTACTTCATACACGCCAAAGGCCACGTCAATCATCAGGCAGGAATCTTCCACCGTGCAGTCCCGCCGCAGCTGGGTGGCCAGCGCATGAATACGCGAGCGGAAAGATTTGCGGTCGGTATATTTTAACAGCAGAATAAAGTTATCCGCCGTGGAGCGGCAGAAACATTCTTCCGGGCTGATATTTTCGCGCAGCACGCGCGCCACCCGCTGGAGCACTTGGTTGCCCCGTTCGTATCCGTGCAAATCGTTGATGACCTTAAATTTATTGATGTCAAAAATCACAAGGGCCGCTTTGCCGTTTAAGCCGGCCAGTTTTTCCGGGAATTGTTCGCACATGCGGTTAAAGTTATCCGCCCCCGTCAGCTGGTCTACAAAGGCCGTGGCAAACAGCTGGCGGTTGCTGTAGGCCCGCATATGCAGGGTGTAAAAAATAAGCGCGCAGAAAATGACGAAAATGGAAAGAAATAAAATTAAAGACAAGTACGTCAGCTGCCGCGCCTGCTGTTCCACATACGTGGTGGGCAGGGCGGAAACCATATACCAATCATTTACCTGAAGCGGAATAAAATGCAAAAACCGGTGTCCGTTGGGCCCGCGGAACCCCACCATAAAGTGTTTTCCTTCCCGCACGGCTTGGCGCAAGGCGGCGGGGGTCATTTCCCCGTCAAACTCCACGCCGGAGAGTTCCTCAAACGCATTGGAAAACCGAGGCGATCTGTATCCCAGCACCGGCTCTCCGTTTCGCTCAATTACCAGAGAATAGCCTTTGTTGCCCATGGCCGAAAGCGCCAGCAGCGGCCGGTATCGACCCGGCTCCTGCAGGGCAAACAACGCCCCCACCGGGCGGCCTTGTTTTTTAAGCAATACGGCCTGCACCAGCACATCTTTCCCGTCGGCCGGATCGGCTTGGCGCACGGAAAGGTAATTCCCTTCCTCCAACGTGCGGGCCAATACGTCTGTAATAAAAACGGGGCTGAAAGATCGTTCGGAAGACAAAAAGACGTCTCCCCCCTCCGTAATCACGCCCAGCAACTTAAAATAATTATGCTGCGTCTGCCGGCGCAGAAATTCGGTTAAATTAACGGTATCCGCCCACGGATACGTATCTTCCACCGTAATGGCAATGGATTCCAGCACTTGCTGGTCGTTTTGAATGAGGCGGTTAAAGTCGGAAGCGGCTTCTTCGCTGGCGGCCGCCACGTGGGATTTGACGTCCCGCTCCAAAATTCCGCTTACCTGCTGCCAATATAGCAGCACCCCGGCGACAATCACCGCCGCCGCGGCCATAAACAAAAAGATAAATAAGCGAAATGAAATGCGCTGCACCCGTCTGTCCTCCCGCGCGCCCCAACGGCAGGCCCGCCGCGTAATTATTATAGCATTTATCCGCCTGATTTCCCTGCCGGAAAACAGCCGTTTTCCCGTTCGTTTAAAAGGGCTTTTTCGTCCCGTTTGCAGGATGCTTTGCAGCGATTTGACACGCCGGGCAATCCCCGCAAATGCCCTTTCCGCGCGCAAAGTGCAACGATTTTCCCAGAAAATACTATAATGAAACAAAAAGGAACCCTTTATGAAAACAGCGTTGCTCGTCCCCGTATACAACGAACAGGAAGTACTGCCCCTTTTCCGGCAAAAAGTGCAGGAAGTGGCCGCACAGCTGCCGCAGGAGAAGTTTGAATATATTTTTGTAAATGACGGCAGCCTGGACGGGACGGCCGAATTGCTTAAAGAGTGGGCCCGGCAAGACCCGGCCGTAAAAGTGATTTCATTCTCACGCAATTTTGGCAAAGAAGCCGCGCTGACGGCCGGCCTTTCGCAGGCCGCAGAGGCGGACGCCGTGATTATTTTGGACGCCGATTTGCAAGACCCGCCGGAATTAATTATCCCGTTTTTACAGAAATACAAAGAAGGGTTTGACGTCGTATACGGCCAACGCTGCGACAGAAGCCAAGACTCGTTTTTAAAACGCTTTACCGCCGGGTGCTTTTATAAATGCTACAACGCCATTTCCACGCGGCCGCTGCCCGCCAACGCCGGGGACTGCCGCTTATTAAGCCGCCGCGCCGTCCGGGCGGTGCTTGCGTTGCCGGAGCGGGAGCGGTTTATGAAAGGCCTTTTTAATTGGGTCGGCTTTCCTACGGCGGCCGTTCCGTTTAAGCGCCAAGCGCGCCCGGCCGGACAAACCAAGTGGAATTACTGGCGGCTGTGGAATTTTGCGTTGGAAGGCTTGACCGCTTCCAGCACGGTGCCGCTTCGGCTGTGGACGTATTTCGGCTTTGCCGTTTCCGGATTTGCCTTTTTGTATGCGCTGTGGGTAGCGTTTCAAAAAATCGTATACGGAAACCCCGTCAGCGGGTATGCTTCGCTGATGGTGGCCATTTTGTTCTTCAGCGGCGTACAGCTTATTTCGCTGGGCGTCATCGGCGAGTATTTGGGCCGCATTTTTATAGAAGTAAAACAGCGCCCGCTTTATATAATAGACGAAAAAATAAACTGCGATTAACCGCAAAAAAGCCGCCCCGAAAGGCGGCTTTTTTACGTCCAAGTAATTTCAATTAAGAATGCCCCGGTTTAGAAGAGGCCTGCGTTTCCTGCTCGCGGAACAGCCCCAGCGTTTGCTGGGAATAGGCAAAAAACGGATAAAAATTATTTTCCGGATTGCGCAAATTTACTTCGGGCAATTCCGTATAGAATAATTTTTCTTTAGACACGGCAAACAGCCGCACCATCTGCGGCGAAGAAGGCGGCGGCAATTCGCCCCCTGCGGCCACAGCCGTCATTTCCCCGGTCAGTTTGCTGGCGTGCGCCAACATCCGCGCGGCCGTTTCCTGCAGGGCTTCGTGCCCGTGCCCGCCGATGATGCCGCCCAACCCGCTTTTGCTGTTGTTTTCAAAATACAGGCTGCTGTCCCCCAACGAATTGGTGGCCAAAAACAAATGCTTTACTTCATTTCCGTCCTGCATCGCCATTTCAATGCCGGCCACGGAAATTTTATCCGGCCCGATTTCAATAACGCCCTTGCGGTTTTCCAGATTTTTGACGTCCAGCCAAAAATTTCGCATATTTACGTACGCTTGTTTCATAACTCCCCCCTCTGGTTAATACTATAGCATTTTGCTCTTCCTTTGGTGCAGGGAAGGCCGATTAGACGGCGGGATTTTTTTGGGGTATAATAAAAGAAAAGCAGGAGGCACCTATGACCCGTAAAGGAAGAGCTGTAATTTTGATGATGGATTCGTTTGGAATCGGAGGCGCCGAAGACGCCGCCAAATTTGGCGACGCCGGGGCCGACACACTGGGACACATCGCCGCCGCGCGCGGCGGGCTGAACGTGCCGAATTTGGCGGCACTGGGCCTGTTTAAAGCGGCCGAAGCTTCCACAGGCAAAGCTCCCGCGGCGGGTGCGCAAACCAAAGCGTCCGTTTCGCTCCCTTCCAAATACGGTTTTATGCGCGAAATCAGCCACGGCAAAGACACTTCTTCCGGCCATTGGGAAATGGCGGGCTCTCCGGTGCAGTTTGAGTGGGGCTATTTTAAGCCGGACTATCCGTCCTTCCCGCCGGAACTGATTGAAAAAATCTGCGCCGAAGCCGGCCTGCCCGGCATCCTGGGCGACAAAGCTGCCTCCGGCACCGCCATTATTGAAGAACTGGGCGAGGAACATATTAAAACCGGCAAACCCATTTGCTACACATCGGCGGACAGCGTCTTCCAAATTGCCGCGCACGAAAAGCATTTCGGCTTGGAGCGGCTGTATAAGGTGTGCGAGATCGCCTTTAAACACGTGGCGCCCTATAACATCGCCCGCGTGATTGCCCGCCCGTTTGAAGGCGAAAAGAAAGGCGAATTTAAACGCACCAAAAACCGCCACGACTATTCCGTCAAACCGCCGATGATTACCGTATTGGACGAAATTAAAAACGCGGGCGGAGAAGTGATTTCCGTCGGGAAAATATCCGATATTTTCGCCAAGCAGGGCATTACCCAAGCGGTAAAAGCCTCCGGCCTGGAAGAACTGTGGGACGTTACCCTCGCGCAAGCCAAAGCGGCGCCGGATTTCAGCCTCGTGTTTACGAACTTTGTGGATTTTGATATGACGTGGGGCCACCGCCGCGACGTGGAAGGCTACGCCAAAGGCTTGGAATACTTTGACACCCGCCTGCCCGAATTGGCCGCACAAATGCAGCCGGGGGATGTGGCGTTTATCACGGCCGACCACGGCTGCGACCCTACCTACAAAGGCACCGACCACACCCGCGAGCACGTGCCGGTCATTTTGTTCGGGCCGGGCATTAAGCCGCAGTTTATCGGCGGGCGCGACACCTATGCCGACTTGGGGCAAACCCTGGCGGATTATTTCAAACTGCCGCCGCTTCGGTTTGGCAAAAGTTTTTTAAACGACTAATTACAAAACCCCGGGTTTCCCCGGGGTTTTTGATGTATGCTTTATTACGAGCGAAGAACTGAGATACTTTGCAGCCCGCTTTTCATCACCCATTTGCGCAACAACGGCCGGTACATAAACGGGCATTTAAACAGCTTACTCCACAATTTTAGCCGCAGGCGCAACGTGTTGCGCGCGTAGCGGCGGTGTTCCGTCCGGCCGGGCGTTTGCTCAAAAGAATCCGCCAGCCGGCGGGCGCTTTCAAACGCGCTTGAAATGCCTTCCAAACTGCTGGGGCTGATAAAGCCGGCGGCCTCGCCGATTAAAAATACGCCGTTTCCACCCAGGCAAAATTCTTTCCACCCCGCCGGACGCAATACGCGGCACGCTTCCGTTTTAAGCGGGTTTCCAAATTGAAGGCCCAGCCGCTCCAATTTCTTTTTTTGCCGCTCAAAGCGCGCCCGGCTGTTCTGCACGGGATAGGCGCCGCCAAAAATAAAATATCCGTCCTTGGAAACCGACCACGCATAGCAGTCCGTTTCCGCCGGGTCAAAAATACAGGAATAAAAAGGACTTTTGTGCGTATCCGCAAACCATTGCTGTACGGCCGTGTAACTGCGGATAGCGTGGCGGGGAAAAAACGTCCGCCGGACAAACGAGTCGGCCCCGTCCGCCCCCACCAGGCGCCGCCCGCGGGCCGTGTGCAGGCTGCCGTTTTGCCGAAACGTTACCGAAAAAGAGCCGTCTGTTTCCCGCACGGCGCGCACCACTTGCGCGCCCGCTTGCACGGATACGCTGTTTGGAATTAACGAAATCAGCCACCGGTCAAAGCGGTGGCGGTTCATATTGATGTAGAAACGCGGATAGTGGCGGCAGAGCCCGCTGGCCAAGTCAATCGTGCGCACGGAAAAGAGCTGCGGGTCTACCAAAACGGATTTGGGAAGCGTCAAATCAAACCGCGCCAACGCTTTTTGCGCATCCGGCGCCAGCAGGCCGCCGCAGGGTTTTGAAAAACTGTCCGAAGCGTCTGTTTTTTTATCCAAACAAAGCACTTTTTGCTTGCCGGAAAGGAGCCGGGCCAACGTACTGCCCGCCGGGCCCAGCCCGATAATAATAACGTCAAACATAGCTTCTCCCGCTTGCGTGTCCCGCGCCATTTCAATGCAGGTTTTCGGCCTCCGCCAGCCAGGCCTGTACGCTGGCGTCGCTGGGCATGCGCCAGTCGCCCCGCGGCGAAAGCGCCACCGACCCTACCTTCGGCCCGTCCGGCAGGCAGGAGCGTTTAAATTGTTGGGCAAAGAAGCGCTTTAAAAATACTTGCAGCCATTTTTTGATAACGGCCGGCGTGAACTTTTTATCAAACGCGTGCTTGGCCAAGAAATAAATTTTTGCCGGGCCAAAGCCGTACCGCAGGAAATAATACAAAAAGAAATCATGCAGTTCATACGGGCCGACCAAATCTTCCGTCTTTTGGGCGATATGGCCTTTGGCGGTGGCAGGCAACAGCTCGGGGCTGATGGGCGTAGCCACAATATCGTTTAATACAGCCTGCGTTTTTTTGCCCGTTTCGTGCTGCGCCGCCCACAACACCAGCAACCGCACCAGCGTTTTGGGCACGCCCGCGTTTACCCCATACATGGACATATGATCCCCGTTATACGTGGCCCAGCCCAGCGCCAGTTCGGACAAATCTCCCGTCCCCACCACGATTCCGCCCGTTTGGTTGGCGATATCCATCAGCACCTGGGTGCGTTCGCGCGCTTGGGTGTTTTCGTAGGTAACGTCTTTGATTTTGGGGTTGTGGCCGATATCCGAAAAATGTTGTTCGCATGCTTTTTGAATGTTTACTTCCCGAATGGTAACGCCCAGATTTTTCATCAAGGCCAAGGCGTTTTGGTAGGTGCGGTCGGTCGTGCCGAAACCGGGCATGGTAACGCCGATAATTTTTTTGCGCGGCCAGTCCAGCTTGGCAAACGTTTGGGCGCATACCAGCAGGGCCAGTGTGGAGTCCAGCCCGCCCGAAATGCCCACTACCGCCGTTTGGGCGTGCGCCGCGGCAAGGCGCGTGGCCAGCCCCGTTACCTGAATGTTAAAAATTTCCTGGCAGTTCTCGTTCAACGCGGTTCCTTTGGGCACAAACGGCAACGCGGAAACCGGGCGCGAAAGAGCCAATACCGGCGCCGGCGCCATTCCCGTTTCCACCCGTTCATACGGCTCGGCCGCTTCGTAGGCGGCATCGGCGCGGAACGTGGTGTTTACCGCGCGCTCGGCGCGCAGGCGCTCCACGTCTATTTCCGCACTTACCAGCTGCGCTTGGGTGGAAAATCGTTCCGAAAAAGCCAGCGGCGTGCCGTTTTCGTAAATCAGCGCATTGCCCCCGAATACGACGTCGGTCGTTGATTCGCCAAACCCGCACGAAGCATACACGTACCCGCACAGGCACCGGGCCGACTGCTGGGCCACCAACTGGCGCACATAGGC
The window above is part of the Elusimicrobium sp. An273 genome. Proteins encoded here:
- a CDS encoding EAL domain-containing protein; translation: MQRISFRLFIFLFMAAAAVIVAGVLLYWQQVSGILERDVKSHVAAASEEAASDFNRLIQNDQQVLESIAITVEDTYPWADTVNLTEFLRRQTQHNYFKLLGVITEGGDVFLSSERSFSPVFITDVLARTLEEGNYLSVRQADPADGKDVLVQAVLLKKQGRPVGALFALQEPGRYRPLLALSAMGNKGYSLVIERNGEPVLGYRSPRFSNAFEELSGVEFDGEMTPAALRQAVREGKHFMVGFRGPNGHRFLHFIPLQVNDWYMVSALPTTYVEQQARQLTYLSLILFLSIFVIFCALIFYTLHMRAYSNRQLFATAFVDQLTGADNFNRMCEQFPEKLAGLNGKAALVIFDINKFKVINDLHGYERGNQVLQRVARVLRENISPEECFCRSTADNFILLLKYTDRKSFRSRIHALATQLRRDCTVEDSCLMIDVAFGVYEVTEDIPFYIMLDRAHLALENAKKMSFDKCQFYDEADRKRIVAEKQIENTMEAALDHGDFSVFLQPKCDFATGQMRGAEALVRWNQAEQGLVKPDDFIPIFEKNGFILRLDMFILEEVARLLAAWKVKGLNRVPVAVNFSRLHLNDTRYIPQMLRVVDKYDVPHEMIEVELTESVIFNNLERAQNVINRLHRLGFSVAMDDFGSGYSSLNVLKSLQFDSIKLDKEFLSGFENNPHAHQVIEGAVAMIKSLGIQVVAEGVETSEQADFLRHTGCDLAQGYFFSRPLPAAQFETLLSKTTSAQ
- a CDS encoding glycosyltransferase family 2 protein, which codes for MKTALLVPVYNEQEVLPLFRQKVQEVAAQLPQEKFEYIFVNDGSLDGTAELLKEWARQDPAVKVISFSRNFGKEAALTAGLSQAAEADAVIILDADLQDPPELIIPFLQKYKEGFDVVYGQRCDRSQDSFLKRFTAGCFYKCYNAISTRPLPANAGDCRLLSRRAVRAVLALPERERFMKGLFNWVGFPTAAVPFKRQARPAGQTKWNYWRLWNFALEGLTASSTVPLRLWTYFGFAVSGFAFLYALWVAFQKIVYGNPVSGYASLMVAILFFSGVQLISLGVIGEYLGRIFIEVKQRPLYIIDEKINCD
- a CDS encoding phosphopentomutase, giving the protein MTRKGRAVILMMDSFGIGGAEDAAKFGDAGADTLGHIAAARGGLNVPNLAALGLFKAAEASTGKAPAAGAQTKASVSLPSKYGFMREISHGKDTSSGHWEMAGSPVQFEWGYFKPDYPSFPPELIEKICAEAGLPGILGDKAASGTAIIEELGEEHIKTGKPICYTSADSVFQIAAHEKHFGLERLYKVCEIAFKHVAPYNIARVIARPFEGEKKGEFKRTKNRHDYSVKPPMITVLDEIKNAGGEVISVGKISDIFAKQGITQAVKASGLEELWDVTLAQAKAAPDFSLVFTNFVDFDMTWGHRRDVEGYAKGLEYFDTRLPELAAQMQPGDVAFITADHGCDPTYKGTDHTREHVPVILFGPGIKPQFIGGRDTYADLGQTLADYFKLPPLRFGKSFLND
- a CDS encoding FAD-binding protein; protein product: MFDVIIIGLGPAGSTLARLLSGKQKVLCLDKKTDASDSFSKPCGGLLAPDAQKALARFDLTLPKSVLVDPQLFSVRTIDLASGLCRHYPRFYINMNRHRFDRWLISLIPNSVSVQAGAQVVRAVRETDGSFSVTFRQNGSLHTARGRRLVGADGADSFVRRTFFPRHAIRSYTAVQQWFADTHKSPFYSCIFDPAETDCYAWSVSKDGYFIFGGAYPVQNSRARFERQKKKLERLGLQFGNPLKTEACRVLRPAGWKEFCLGGNGVFLIGEAAGFISPSSLEGISSAFESARRLADSFEQTPGRTEHRRYARNTLRLRLKLWSKLFKCPFMYRPLLRKWVMKSGLQSISVLRS
- a CDS encoding NAD(+) synthase — protein: MNHFGFVKVAAAVPSVKVADPAYNAAQMETCLRQAVREGVRAVVFPELGVTGYTCGDLFLKPLLLDAAERVLGALLRRTESLDIVFMAGLPVRAGTVLLNAAAVCYRGEILGVVPKTHLPNYNEFYERRWFASAQEWGGGEVELCGQVVPAGPDLLFEAGGMNFGVEICEDLWAVVPPSSRLALQGADVIFNLSASNALTGKYAYVRQLVAQQSARCLCGYVYASCGFGESTTDVVFGGNALIYENGTPLAFSERFSTQAQLVSAEIDVERLRAERAVNTTFRADAAYEAAEPYERVETGMAPAPVLALSRPVSALPFVPKGTALNENCQEIFNIQVTGLATRLAAAHAQTAVVGISGGLDSTLALLVCAQTFAKLDWPRKKIIGVTMPGFGTTDRTYQNALALMKNLGVTIREVNIQKACEQHFSDIGHNPKIKDVTYENTQARERTQVLMDIANQTGGIVVGTGDLSELALGWATYNGDHMSMYGVNAGVPKTLVRLLVLWAAQHETGKKTQAVLNDIVATPISPELLPATAKGHIAQKTEDLVGPYELHDFFLYYFLRYGFGPAKIYFLAKHAFDKKFTPAVIKKWLQVFLKRFFAQQFKRSCLPDGPKVGSVALSPRGDWRMPSDASVQAWLAEAENLH